In the Arachis stenosperma cultivar V10309 chromosome 8, arast.V10309.gnm1.PFL2, whole genome shotgun sequence genome, TTTAAACAGATTGTGAGAAGGGAAAGCTTCTAGACTGGCCAAAGcgttttcttattattaatggAATTGTTAGGGGTCTTCTCTATCTTCATCAAGATTCAAGACATAGAATAGTTCATAGAGATCTTAAGGCTGGAAATATTTTGTTAGATGACGAATTGAATCCTAGAATTTCAGACTTTGGACTAGCAAGAAGCTTTGTAGGAAATGAAAACCAAGCAAATACAAGGCACATTGTTGGAACTTAGTAAGTGGCTAATTACATGACATGTAGAGAGGaatataaaatgaaagtaatagCTTTTTCTTGATTCAAATTTGTTTGTTAATCTTTTGCACAGCGGCTATCTGTCACCGGAGTACATAGTTGATGGGATATACTCAACAAAATCTGATGTCTACAGCTTCGGAGTACTGGTGTTAGAGATAGTTAGCGGGAAGAGAAATAGAGGATTCATccatattgatcacaatttTAATCTGCTTGGGCATGTAAGCATAAGTGTTTTGTTTGTCCTCCATATTCATTTATAGTTTCCAACCAAATAGCATCATCCTAATTTATGTACTTATTGAAATATATACAAATGCAGGCATGGACACTTTTCTCGGAAGGCAAGTGCTTACAAATAGTTGATTCATCTATCAAAGACTCAATTGATTTGCCAGAAGTCCTAAGATCAATCCATGTTGGTCTGCTATGCGTGCAACGAAATTCAGAAGATCGGCCAAGCATGTCGTGTGTGCTTACGATGCTGAGTAGTGAATGGGCATTGCCTCATCCAAAGAAGCCAGGGTTCTTTGTTGAGAGAGATGTGGTTGGTAACCGTTCTTCATCAAGCAACAATAAAATACTATCTGTTAATAATCTGACAGTTACTCAGGTCTGTCCCCGATAGATTTTGATTCAAAATTAATAAGTTCATAGATTATCACAATGATAAGCCAATTCAATATAATAGTAAATAAATATACAGAAGTGTTTAGTCCTTTTATATGATGCATTGATTTCGTTATaatctatttatttttcattatctaGGCGTtatatatttagttatttacaTAGTTTTATCgtactaaaaatattataaaatctAAGTAAACTCATATATcttgatttttagttttttcttGCCGCTGatttaaatttagttaaaattgaaaagaaatatACTTTATTTCATAATAAATTGACATCTACAATAAAATGTTAATATCACAAAATTATAAGCAATCTTCATTACCAATATATAAAATGACTTTGGTATCAATTTTTATATGATATAAATATATGCTTTAAAAAAGTTTACATTAAAtgtcaataataaaatttttacagAATTTATAAATGTGaagtaattcttttttttaaaattagtttgtAAGGTAAATTAGACCCACTCAATTCTAATATGATATTAGAGTTTAACTTATCTAATGTAATTGGGACACCTACTTATTAATAGACAAGTGCTGAAGTGGACTAGAAGAGATTATATGTAGATTGTTTTATTTCTCTTTATAATAATTGAAAACAGATTTAGAAGAATTGCATTCATGAAGACTATATATATTTCAACACAAGTCTCTTGATCATCTTATTTTCGGAACCCACATTTGCTTTGAGCACGTGAGAGCTGGTTGGCCGTTTGTTGCAGTAACTGTTTGAAAGAAGCAATATTCATAGTAGTATACTAAGTTAACTTGTGCAGTAGTAAGTTTATACaaataacaatatatataatttatacaaataacaatatatataattaataactacataaaaaattttaaaatataattaaatggATGTCAAAATTATCCTAactttataattaattataacattGGTTAtcaaatttgaataattttaccTATCTAACCTCCAATATGCTGTCTGTGACATCATTGATTGAGCATGTTCTGTTATTACTTGGAGAAGAATTTTCATCAATCATTTCTCTTTCTGTGAAGAACCCAGGCATTTTAGGTGGAGGTAGTGTGGATTCACTACTCAACATTTGAACAACAGATGACATAATGGACTTTTTTGCACACAAAGCAGTCCCACATGAATTGATCTTAGCATCGAAGATAAATTTGATGTATCTTTTATTCGAGCATAAATTATTTCGTACAATCGTACCCTTTGTCTTCCATAAATAGTTTCCATGCctgcatatatatattttgcaaAGCTTGTGGTTAAGATTAGAAGCATATATAACAGAAGTGATTACTAGAATTCAGTTACACACTTACATGTCCTAGAAGATTAAAGTTATGATCTTGATGAGTGAATCCTCTATTTCTATTCCCACTCACTATTTCTAACACCAATACACCAAAACTGAATACATCGGATTTAGTTGAGTAAACTCCATCAATTATATACTCGGGTGATAAATATCCGCTGCGCATGCCCAAccaaaggaaaaagaaaaagaaagaaaaagggttaaaaaacaaaaaacctATAGTCAAGTCATCATACATACCCATATTATTAATAAAGTGGAAACTCACGTGCAGTCgatttcatgtgaagttgatacttgagagtcgttagatgatttgactgatttgactaaatttttatctaacggctctcagatatcaacttcatgtgaagttgactTCACTTGAGTTTTCACCTATTAATAATCAGCAAAAAAGCATAAGAAACTTACTAAGTTCCAACAACATGCCGAGTGTTTGCTTTAGTTTCGTTCCCTCCGAAACTTCTAGCTAGTCCAAAGTCTGAAATCTTTGGATTCATTTCACCGTCTAACAAAACATTGGCAGCTTTGAGATCTCTATGAACTATTCTATGTCTTGAATCTTGATGAAGATAAAGAAGACCTCGAGCAATCCCATTGATAATGTCAAAGCGCATTGTCCAATCTAGTAACATGCTCTTCTTTTCATCTGTTCAAAAGGTAGCCAATGATATATCTTTCTTGTGGTAAGACTGTAAACTTAAGTTGAGAAGCAATTCTTTAGTGTATGGATTAACACATCATCTCAAATTTAATAAGAAATCACTAGTTGAAAATCTGTTTGCATATAATTTCTGTAGATAAAAGATATTAATAACTAACAAgtgttgaaaagaaaattaatatattGTGGTCTATTCATTTTTGTAtattttcaaacaaaaaaaaaaattacattcaCCAAGTTAGAGTACAGTTGCAACTGAATTGAAAGATCATAAAGGTTTTCTGAAATCAAACCAAATATGAAGTAATCCAAGCTTTTGTTAAGCATAAATTCATAGACTAGCAATCTTTCTTCTGCATAAACGCAACATCCTAGGAGTTTCACTAAATTTCTGTGCTGAAGTTTGGCAATATGCATAACTTcatttttgaactcttggattCCTTGGCTTGAATTCTGTAAGAGTCTCTTAACTGCTAtttcttttccatcctttaatACACCCTGAAAGTTGTAACAACACAGACCATGTAACGTTTTCATATGTaatcatttatattttaatttccttttttgGGCATAATTTTCCAGTCCCAAAAATACCCCTAATATAACCCCATAGGCAAAAGATTATGATTCTCTATAGCTTTGTAAAACAAAGGTAAAATGGTTCCATTACCTTATATACCGAACCAAAGCCACCTTTTCCCAAAATATTATCAGTTGAAAAATTATTTGTTGCCGAAGAAATTGTGGACATATCAAACAAAGACAATTGTAGATCTTCCTCATAGTCATTCATTACACCTGCATAAGTTGTATCATATGTGATATGTAAATGCAATACATGCTCTGTTTCTCCACATTACTTAAATAATATAGGAGTTACTTAACTACCTTTTCTTCGTATCTTCCATCTAAAGACGATAAAGGCCAAGCATATAATTAAAACACTACAAGATAACGCACAACATTGAGACAACCTTATCCGAAAGTATAGCCACATCATGACACCATAAGTTTAATAACTTGCACAAATAGATAGCAAGAACAAAGCTAAAAATCAAGCTATCTGAGCAAAGTTGCAGGAAAGAACTTAAGCACTTTAACTATACAATATCACATCCAGATACAAATTGAACCCAATGCATAAAGAAAAACATTTTGCAGATATTATGCAACGATCAAatgttgtatatttttttttaatattcacatatacaatGTAGCAAAAGGAATCGATATGAAGCACCATCAATCACAAAGAACAGATTGCATAATTAGATTGatatgaaatttttcaaaagcACACTACAAACTCTAATTGGAGTCCAAATAACATAGCCAAAAGTGTAAAACATATAGAGTAACACAAATTCTAACAATACacccaaaacataaaacaataattaaaaagcAGTCATATGAGATTCTAAGAGTTCGAGTACAGTTATGTGGTGGATAAGGATGAGAAAGGAGAGAGGCAAGGTGAAGAATTAAGCAGAATATACATGGCCATATTCCAAACTTATAGACAAACATAACCAACACATCAAACCAAGCATGCAAGATATAGCCAGCAAAacattttcaaatcatattatGCATATTAACCTTAAATGTCAGGTGATAAGAGATAGGAAGGTTAAACAGAAGGAAGGAATTTAATCGATCTACAAGGTTCTTTAAGGGCATTGTGAAAACAGCATATTAGTATGAATAGTTCTGCTTACTCAAACATAGCATTGATAAACAAACAAAATGCCATTAGTTGGGAAACAATGCCACCAATCTAGCAAAGTTTCGAATTTCATTACACAACCACCATTACAATGCAGCGCACTCAGGGAGTAATAGAACCACAGATTTAGTGAAACTCAAGAATATCGACAGGTGACAACATATTCCAATTAGTTGCAATCCTGAGCAACTTGAAACCAGCAAAGTGATGTCTCAAAAAGGTCATACAACATAGGATCAGTTAAGCAGCAGACTAGTGAATCAATGTGACTGCCTCAGAAATTCGATCATGTTAAGAACTTTGCAAAGCCTATATATCTTTGGAAGAAAAATGGTTGatacaatttaaaataaattgtaCTTAGATCATGATGTGCAAATTTAAAGAATAATAGTACAACTGATATCAAACCCTTAACGTATGAAGAAATATCAACCTAAGATGTGGGCTATGAACCAAGGCAAAGTACTAGTAGTAAAACAGTCGATTTTCAGAATTTCTAACAGACAATATTCAAAATACACTGTGATTGTTACCAAGGGAAAATTTGGTCAAAAAGGAACAACTTAACACAAAACCCTTAATGCAGAGACTCTTTAATCAATTAAAATCCTTATTGGACAAACAAAGTAGAATCTGCGACATAGTTAGATAATCAACAAAACTAATGGgataataaaaatttgattcTGCAAAtgaaacaaaaacagaaaaagaaaaacctCCTTTTTTTTGAAACCATCAGTAGGAAGGAGTAACTTAATACAGAGCCAGCTACTAAATATCACTAGAATTCAAAACTACATAACAAAAACAACAATCCTATCAGCCAAGATGATCCAGCCAAAAGTACAAAACTAATTTATCTCACTGCCTTTCATTATTAAAACAAATGAATCAAAGCTCAACAGGCTGTAAAAGGACAAGCTGGTAAATTTATTACACTAGAGCACATAGTTTGCAATCACACAATCACCAGAAGCATATAAAGCATCTGCATCCATTAACCGATCATTTGAGAAAATTATATAGTAACAAAAATAGTTTATTGACAAAAACATTTATGATGCTTGGCATTACTTAAAATCCAAAGAAATCGTCGGTGTGTCACTACAAAGTAACACAACACAGCTTTCAAAATACGTACAAAAACATAATTGTAACTTTGTAAGGGCAAAGGCCATAGAGGTAAATAAAAAGATGTACTACCACAATTAAAACTACAGGCTAGGAACATTTTAAAgggaaaaaaatgaagaaacaagccaAATCCACAAACAATTTGGGCAGagcaaaataaaaattcatgaGTATGAATAATAGACATAAAAAGTTTTGCATGTACAACAACAATTTAAACtagagaaaaggaaagaaaaaaaaacataattagACACGGCATGTGAACAGATAAGCTAAACCCACAAATAAAGCAAAGCAAAATGAACATTCATCAGAAAATTATCAAAAATGTGCCACCCTAAAAATAGAAACACGATAATCCTATATATAAAAGAAACAGTCACGTAACACAAATTATATGATAAGCACAATACTTGATAGTTTTGCCATGTTAAAAACTAATTAGGTTTAAAAAAAacaatgtaaaaaaaagaaaaataaacaaggcaaggtcattaaacatttttttttactgAGAATGTGAATGCAATACTAAACTTTTTTTACATAAATCTTATAGTGCTGACTAGAGTAACTAACTTTTACGTTAAGCATCATATAATGGACCACCAATGAGATAATATTGAGTAAAAGTTAGAATAACATGCTGAAAGAGTTGGAACAACTTTTCTagtcaataaaataattaattttgaaggGAAAAAATTCAGATGCTCAAGTGTGTCGCAAAAGTATTATACAGATCACAAGTTTATCATGACAAACTTCAATTCGAAATTATCAAGCCCTCATCGTATCAAAGAAATCAAAACATTTATTAATCCGCCATATATAACTACAAATCAGGCATATAATCTCCAACAACAACACAAGCAATTAAGAGTGTTTATTACCGCCTTTCAATAGAAATTTTTACAAGATAACAACCAAGATTCACCTAGTTACAATCACATCAGTCACCAATTCAGCAACAAATAATAAGATTAACTCCTATACAGCAGCAACAACCAATAACCTTATGGATCTCTCAAAAATAATTAACCAAAATCATTTACTTGTTAATTACTATAATAATCACTAATCAAATGACATGAATCAGCAAACAAGTATGTAATCAATGGCTAACACTCATAGGCAAGCTACAATTTATCACATTTAAAATAATCATCAAATGCTTCATAATCACCATGATCAGTCCACAAGCTTAGCAAACAAGTCTATAAAATTAGAAATCACATATAATCTAAGAGACGTATTCACTTAATAACATATAAACAAGAAGATTCTACCTGAGTGAAGCTCAAATGTGTTTTTTATACAACACTTATACTAAGTATAGAACTTTAGCACTCAATCTGGTTAACATCCAAATGTTAATATCAACTATGGAAATTTCAATGATCTTGGACAAAGACAACTTTCTCAAAGAAACTCATACTATGGATTTAGTTTCTTTAAAATCAATTATATATCTATCATCCGTATTATAGTTAGCAAACTTATTTAACATTTGTTTAACTAGAAACTAAATAAACACACATTTCAAACGGATCATAACAATTAAAGATCGAACAAAATCTATAACAATATAATGATTTAATGTCTTAAAGTTGATAAAATTGGGGCTAAATATCAATTCATATTATGTACCATTACTCAAAACATTCTATTTTCATGAAAAAATTTCACAAACTTTAAATCTAT is a window encoding:
- the LOC130943692 gene encoding G-type lectin S-receptor-like serine/threonine-protein kinase At4g27290 isoform X3; the protein is MDGRSITKIKEETESGAINSHHDEDDLELPLFDMCTITSATSNFSSDNILGTGGFGSVYKGILENGREIAVKRLSQNSSQGLQEFKNEVMHIAKLQHRNLVKLLGYCIQAGERILIYEFMRNKSLDFFIFDCEKGKLLDWPKRFLIINGIVRGLLYLHQDSRHRIVHRDLKAGNILLDDELNPRISDFGLARSFVGNENQANTRHIVGTYGYLSPEYIVDGIYSTKSDVYSFGVLVLEIVSGKRNRGFIHIDHNFNLLGHAWTLFSEGKCLQIVDSSIKDSIDLPEVLRSIHVGLLCVQRNSEDRPSMSCVLTMLSSEWALPHPKKPGFFVERDVVGNRSSSSNNKILSVNNLTVTQVCPR
- the LOC130944282 gene encoding G-type lectin S-receptor-like serine/threonine-protein kinase SD1-1 isoform X3 — encoded protein: MNDYEEDLQLSLFDMSTISSATNNFSTDNILGKGGFGSVYKGVLKDGKEIAVKRLLQNSSQGIQEFKNEVMHIAKLQHRNLVKLLGCCVYAEERLLVYEFMLNKSLDYFIFDEKKSMLLDWTMRFDIINGIARGLLYLHQDSRHRIVHRDLKAANVLLDGEMNPKISDFGLARSFGGNETKANTRHVVGTYGYLSPEYIIDGVYSTKSDVFSFGVLVLEIVSGNRNRGFTHQDHNFNLLGHAWKLFMEDKGYDCTK
- the LOC130944282 gene encoding G-type lectin S-receptor-like serine/threonine-protein kinase SD1-1 isoform X1 produces the protein MMWLYFRIRLSQCCALSCSVLIICLAFIVFRWKIRRKGSVMNDYEEDLQLSLFDMSTISSATNNFSTDNILGKGGFGSVYKGVLKDGKEIAVKRLLQNSSQGIQEFKNEVMHIAKLQHRNLVKLLGCCVYAEERLLVYEFMLNKSLDYFIFDEKKSMLLDWTMRFDIINGIARGLLYLHQDSRHRIVHRDLKAANVLLDGEMNPKISDFGLARSFGGNETKANTRHVVGTYGYLSPEYIIDGVYSTKSDVFSFGVLVLEIVSGNRNRGFTHQDHNFNLLGHAWKLFMEDKGYDCTK
- the LOC130944282 gene encoding G-type lectin S-receptor-like serine/threonine-protein kinase SD1-1 isoform X2, with the translated sequence MMWLYFRIRLSQCCALSCSVLIICLAFIVFRWKIRRKGVMNDYEEDLQLSLFDMSTISSATNNFSTDNILGKGGFGSVYKGVLKDGKEIAVKRLLQNSSQGIQEFKNEVMHIAKLQHRNLVKLLGCCVYAEERLLVYEFMLNKSLDYFIFDEKKSMLLDWTMRFDIINGIARGLLYLHQDSRHRIVHRDLKAANVLLDGEMNPKISDFGLARSFGGNETKANTRHVVGTYGYLSPEYIIDGVYSTKSDVFSFGVLVLEIVSGNRNRGFTHQDHNFNLLGHAWKLFMEDKGYDCTK